In Saprospiraceae bacterium, a genomic segment contains:
- a CDS encoding DoxX family protein — translation MKDGFDLLARAMISTISIYEAFTTLQFIQRTKETLLEYGLSWYPEFLIYFTAIALFIGGVFLLIGYRPGFAVSLLLLYWIPVTFIVFPFWNDPPEIRNVQSIHFMKNIAFIGGMIHVLVYGTGKYSVRRFFGVTKLPKEKW, via the coding sequence ATGAAAGACGGCTTTGATTTGCTGGCAAGGGCAATGATATCTACCATTTCGATTTACGAGGCTTTTACAACATTGCAGTTTATCCAGCGAACTAAAGAGACGCTATTGGAATATGGACTTAGTTGGTATCCTGAATTTCTCATCTATTTCACTGCGATAGCCCTTTTTATTGGTGGTGTCTTTTTACTTATTGGCTACCGTCCTGGTTTTGCCGTAAGCTTGTTACTTCTCTATTGGATTCCCGTAACTTTTATTGTGTTCCCGTTTTGGAATGACCCTCCAGAGATCAGAAATGTTCAATCGATACATTTCATGAAAAATATTGCTTTTATCGGAGGCATGATACATGTATTGGTCTACGGAACCGGCAAATATTCAGTCAGAAGGTTTTTTGGAGTTACAAAACTTCCTAAAGAAAAATGGTAA
- a CDS encoding iron-sulfur cluster assembly accessory protein — protein sequence MSVETIQDTPICFTESAVQALLRIKNEQQIPDSHGLRVGVKGGGCSGFSYILGFDLPQEKDLLFDISGFKVFMEKAHSLYLVGMQIDWVNGLDNRGFSFINPNAKDTCGCGQSFSA from the coding sequence ATGTCGGTAGAAACGATTCAAGATACCCCAATTTGCTTTACAGAATCCGCTGTCCAAGCATTATTGCGCATCAAAAATGAGCAACAAATACCTGATAGTCATGGACTTAGAGTAGGTGTAAAAGGTGGCGGCTGTTCAGGATTTAGCTATATACTGGGATTTGATCTTCCTCAGGAAAAGGATCTTCTTTTCGATATCAGCGGATTTAAAGTTTTTATGGAGAAAGCACATTCCCTCTATTTGGTGGGCATGCAAATAGATTGGGTTAATGGCCTCGATAACCGAGGATTTTCTTTTATCAATCCCAATGCCAAAGATACATGTGGATGCGGGCAGTCCTTTTCTGCCTGA
- a CDS encoding DUF433 domain-containing protein translates to MKKIKDLITIDPETLGGQPVFKGTRVPIETLFSHLEEGVSLDEFLADFDTVSKEQAIAIIEIANEILSSKKIDELYASIA, encoded by the coding sequence ATGAAAAAAATTAAAGATCTTATAACTATAGATCCTGAGACTTTAGGAGGGCAGCCAGTTTTTAAAGGTACCCGAGTGCCTATTGAAACACTATTTAGCCACCTTGAAGAGGGTGTTTCACTAGATGAATTTCTTGCAGACTTTGATACTGTTTCCAAAGAACAGGCAATAGCTATCATAGAAATAGCAAATGAAATACTTTCTTCTAAAAAGATAGACGAATTATATGCTTCTATTGCTTGA
- a CDS encoding T9SS type A sorting domain-containing protein: MKSIPVIQMGFMSLIIYIGFQSHYLPQANLSKPVLFVSRNIPCCGSVYMSEANALPGIGGFSKYQIAAPAYLCILNPDNSIDTLLDGSKPDQNIYKLIDISSPCLSWDANKIVFAGLPNGNYVLGNHNYLPFEHNTWRIYTLDIDGKNLKQITHSGPDPDFSQFSPLARGVLKGFDDTHPVWLPDGRICFSSTRFPGIGMYNVVRTSNLFIVNEDGSDLHRITSEKNGADKPVIDPLTGKIVFARWWRNFYWPYDQLHQLESTTYPGGWIFKDGLTSNLDSVIDGETYMFNNNAFLLSEINPDGTDLKLFSAHYRDVSGNSSYGGSFDRDGHFIGNWFPIEHISESSGFGGIKKYFRGTSKKSIGLAGVTSYGNLDYYIKNPASYGIFKGEYATEPSVSNSGEILFSKAPDPKQDYGIWMMEEDGSNEILVFDHPGTTELNAQIIESRSVPKIIPDIIVQRPGPLPPKDPQHLRSEGSFEFDCRNIFYNSPVDDGILAAPAIAKLTSVRFFAAPMQDKQFGSVEALDFPYLYNEIAVDAYNRVLETNAPANIPLFEQARSAPSSGYKIPRTGGGIMDGAAHVTGFNYGRPGQKVTCVGCHAGHSRIPVPTNPEDLFFTNLAPGALVTASASMSNPGYLIDKKNYTATQHWFTPEGISPTGQWLEFKWPVPLFTREIVLHNIPDTNRLRVNHCKVILYEDENFTNEIKVIDVNEKISNKGTRLFLAPYLQIQSIRIEFLNVTGGIYHWNAASLGEIEVISSNVDPKKFKDICDCKGIAYGLHKIDSCHQCLLPEDPKWNDCLTYTHNPDKLKIMLLYPQPAQDFIFIQIYGKLKHSSALMIYDQYGKLVLKQKMESNSVSLSISDLNKGMYHMILQNGTTREHSKFMKL, translated from the coding sequence ATGAAATCAATTCCCGTTATACAGATGGGCTTCATGAGCCTTATCATTTACATTGGCTTTCAAAGTCATTACCTTCCGCAAGCTAATCTTTCCAAACCCGTTTTATTTGTATCGAGAAACATCCCCTGCTGTGGATCGGTATATATGTCTGAAGCCAATGCGCTTCCGGGTATTGGTGGGTTCTCAAAATATCAGATTGCAGCACCTGCTTATTTGTGTATCCTCAATCCTGATAATAGCATTGATACACTTTTAGATGGCTCAAAACCGGATCAGAATATTTATAAACTCATCGACATCAGTAGCCCATGCCTCTCATGGGATGCAAATAAAATTGTGTTTGCCGGATTGCCCAACGGAAACTATGTTCTGGGCAATCATAATTATTTGCCTTTTGAACATAATACCTGGAGAATTTACACATTGGACATAGATGGCAAAAATCTGAAACAAATTACACATTCGGGTCCTGACCCTGATTTTTCACAATTCAGCCCATTGGCAAGAGGCGTGTTGAAAGGCTTTGATGATACTCATCCCGTTTGGTTGCCCGATGGCCGTATTTGTTTCAGCAGTACCCGCTTTCCAGGTATTGGCATGTACAATGTCGTCCGTACCAGTAATTTATTTATTGTCAACGAAGATGGAAGCGATTTGCATAGGATTACCAGTGAAAAAAATGGCGCAGACAAACCTGTGATCGACCCTCTTACCGGAAAAATTGTATTTGCAAGATGGTGGCGCAATTTTTACTGGCCATATGATCAACTTCACCAATTGGAAAGTACGACTTATCCCGGTGGCTGGATTTTTAAAGACGGGCTGACCAGCAATCTGGATAGTGTGATCGATGGAGAAACATACATGTTCAACAATAATGCATTCTTATTGAGTGAAATCAATCCGGATGGAACGGATCTCAAATTATTTTCCGCACATTACCGAGATGTTTCCGGCAATAGTTCATATGGCGGAAGTTTTGACCGCGATGGACACTTTATTGGAAACTGGTTTCCAATAGAGCATATCAGTGAATCATCAGGCTTTGGTGGTATTAAAAAATATTTTCGCGGGACGAGTAAAAAATCAATTGGACTTGCCGGAGTCACCTCCTATGGCAATTTGGATTACTATATCAAAAATCCAGCATCTTATGGAATTTTCAAGGGTGAATATGCTACCGAACCCTCTGTTTCAAATTCCGGAGAAATCCTATTTTCGAAAGCGCCGGATCCAAAACAGGATTATGGAATTTGGATGATGGAAGAAGATGGCTCCAATGAAATTTTGGTTTTCGATCATCCGGGAACGACTGAATTAAATGCTCAAATCATAGAATCCAGATCGGTTCCAAAAATAATACCAGATATAATTGTACAACGACCCGGACCACTTCCCCCCAAAGATCCTCAGCATTTAAGAAGTGAAGGAAGCTTTGAATTTGATTGCCGGAATATTTTTTACAATAGTCCGGTCGATGATGGCATTCTTGCAGCGCCGGCCATCGCAAAACTAACAAGTGTTCGTTTTTTTGCAGCTCCAATGCAGGACAAACAATTTGGCTCCGTTGAAGCGCTCGACTTCCCCTATTTGTACAATGAAATTGCAGTGGATGCTTATAATCGGGTACTCGAAACCAACGCTCCTGCCAATATTCCTTTGTTCGAACAGGCCCGGTCTGCTCCATCATCGGGTTATAAAATTCCAAGAACAGGTGGCGGAATAATGGATGGTGCAGCGCATGTCACCGGATTCAATTATGGCCGGCCAGGTCAGAAAGTAACTTGTGTAGGCTGTCACGCGGGGCATTCTAGAATTCCAGTTCCCACAAACCCGGAAGATTTGTTCTTCACCAATCTTGCTCCGGGTGCACTGGTTACTGCATCTGCATCCATGTCAAATCCGGGATACCTTATTGATAAAAAAAATTACACTGCAACGCAACACTGGTTTACACCTGAAGGAATTTCTCCAACGGGACAATGGCTTGAATTCAAATGGCCGGTGCCTTTATTTACAAGAGAAATTGTCTTGCATAATATCCCCGATACGAACCGCTTAAGAGTAAATCATTGCAAAGTTATTCTTTATGAAGATGAAAATTTCACAAATGAAATTAAAGTCATCGATGTCAATGAAAAAATTTCGAATAAAGGCACGCGTCTTTTTCTTGCTCCATATCTTCAAATACAATCCATTCGCATCGAATTTCTAAATGTCACCGGGGGCATCTACCATTGGAATGCCGCCTCATTGGGTGAAATAGAAGTCATATCCAGCAATGTGGATCCTAAAAAATTTAAAGACATTTGTGATTGTAAAGGAATAGCTTACGGATTGCATAAAATAGATTCCTGTCATCAATGCCTGCTGCCGGAAGATCCAAAATGGAACGATTGTCTTACTTATACCCATAATCCGGATAAACTTAAAATAATGCTGCTCTATCCACAACCAGCACAGGATTTTATTTTCATACAAATTTATGGAAAATTAAAACACTCTTCAGCACTCATGATATATGACCAGTATGGTAAATTGGTATTAAAGCAAAAGATGGAATCAAATTCCGTTAGCTTGAGTATTTCAGATTTAAATAAAGGAATGTATCATATGATATTGCAAAACGGGACCACTCGCGAACACTCCAAATTTATGAAACTATAA
- a CDS encoding ATP-binding cassette domain-containing protein, with amino-acid sequence MIGAVNVSLSYGKRTLFDEVNLHFTKGNCYGIIGANGAGKSTFLKILSGEIAPTKGHVEITTGERLAVLKQNQFEFDNHSVINTVLMGHQKLWKLIRDREELYAKADFSEADGNLAAQLEEEFGELGGYMAESDAASMLSALGVDEALHTVFMSDIPATLKVRVLLAQAIFGNPDILLLDEPTNGLDVETIKWLENFLADYENIVIVVSHDRHFLDAVCTHVVDVDRQKLTIYTGNYTFWYESSQLVARQISDKNKKVEDRRKELLDFIARFSANASKSKQATSRKKALEKLNIEQLQPSNRKYPGIVFKPEREVGDQILKVDLLSLKLEDKKLFSNIHFTLNKADKVALLSRDQMAVHAFFDCLAGQRQADSGSIEWGTTISKAYLPVDITSYFAAGEPLIDWLRNYVPPTMTDVDEIFLRGYLGRMLFSGDEVMKKCSVMSGGEKVRAMLSMMMLQNPNTLLLNEPTNHLDLESIQAFNENMIEFGGIVILSSHDHAFMQSVCNRIIEITPNGCIDKLMSFDEYIESEAISKLRDEMYGG; translated from the coding sequence ATGATCGGTGCAGTTAATGTCAGTTTGTCTTATGGTAAAAGAACCTTATTTGATGAGGTAAATCTTCATTTTACAAAGGGAAATTGTTATGGTATTATTGGTGCTAATGGTGCGGGAAAGAGTACTTTTTTAAAGATTCTGAGCGGCGAGATCGCCCCAACCAAAGGCCATGTCGAAATTACTACCGGCGAAAGATTAGCCGTACTCAAACAAAATCAATTCGAATTCGATAATCATTCGGTCATTAATACGGTATTAATGGGCCATCAAAAGTTGTGGAAATTGATCCGTGACCGGGAAGAATTGTATGCAAAAGCTGATTTTTCGGAAGCCGATGGAAATCTGGCAGCTCAATTGGAAGAAGAATTTGGGGAGTTGGGGGGTTATATGGCTGAAAGTGATGCCGCTTCGATGTTAAGTGCATTAGGAGTTGATGAAGCGCTTCATACCGTATTTATGAGCGACATTCCGGCGACTTTAAAAGTTCGCGTACTTCTGGCACAGGCCATTTTTGGAAATCCCGATATTTTGCTTTTGGATGAGCCTACGAATGGATTGGATGTAGAGACCATTAAATGGCTGGAAAATTTTTTGGCGGACTATGAAAACATTGTAATTGTGGTCAGTCACGACAGGCATTTTCTGGATGCAGTTTGTACGCATGTGGTTGATGTGGATCGACAGAAACTTACGATCTATACGGGTAATTATACATTCTGGTATGAATCAAGTCAATTGGTTGCACGCCAGATTTCCGATAAAAATAAAAAAGTTGAAGACCGCAGAAAGGAATTGCTTGATTTCATTGCTCGATTTTCTGCAAACGCTTCCAAGAGTAAACAAGCAACTTCTCGCAAGAAAGCGCTTGAAAAACTCAATATTGAGCAATTGCAACCATCCAATAGAAAATACCCCGGTATTGTATTTAAACCTGAACGCGAAGTGGGTGATCAGATTTTGAAAGTTGATCTGCTCAGCCTTAAACTGGAAGATAAAAAGCTGTTTAGCAATATTCATTTTACCCTGAACAAAGCAGACAAAGTTGCTTTGTTGTCAAGAGATCAAATGGCGGTGCATGCATTTTTTGATTGTCTTGCCGGACAGCGGCAGGCAGATTCAGGAAGTATTGAATGGGGAACCACCATTTCTAAAGCTTATTTGCCGGTTGACATTACCAGCTATTTCGCAGCGGGAGAACCCCTGATCGATTGGCTTCGCAATTACGTTCCACCTACAATGACGGATGTTGATGAAATATTTTTACGCGGTTATTTGGGCAGGATGTTATTCAGTGGCGATGAAGTCATGAAAAAATGCAGTGTCATGAGTGGGGGTGAAAAAGTAAGAGCAATGTTGAGTATGATGATGCTACAAAACCCCAATACCTTATTATTAAATGAACCTACCAATCACCTCGACCTTGAGAGCATCCAAGCCTTCAATGAAAACATGATTGAATTTGGGGGCATCGTCATTTTAAGTTCGCATGACCACGCTTTTATGCAATCTGTATGTAACCGGATTATTGAAATTACGCCAAATGGCTGTATTGACAAATTAATGAGTTTTGATGAATACATCGAGAGTGAAGCCATCAGCAAACTCAGGGATGAGATGTATGGAGGTTAG
- a CDS encoding efflux RND transporter periplasmic adaptor subunit, with product MNKFILIISIATMSLLLSSCGDRKKVDPHNHGEETAHGEEGHHDEHENTNTTMLTAEQMKSIKIELGSIEKKQLTASVKANGILKVPNQNKATATAMMGGVIKSILIQTGNPVKKGQTIARITNNAFIAMQQEYISVLAKADLAQHEYNRQKELQEGNAGALKNLQSSEAELKTLRARKASLKKQLESIGISTAALTSENIQTVVSITSPINGAISNVMVNIGSFVEANNSIAEIVDNSQLHLDLYVYEKDLAKLKVGQTIHFTLTNNPGKEYDAVVFSISNTFEQANKAIAVHAKVQGNKKGLIDGMSITALVSLENANVDAVPTTAIINHEGQDYIFIVSDAHAEEEHHEHKEPGETHEHDEHGHQHSEKEERDHKEKGTHKEEGAQREEGTTFEKIPVRKGTSDVGYSEITLLREIPPNSKIVTNGAFFILAKMTNKGEGHAH from the coding sequence ATGAATAAGTTTATTTTAATCATATCTATTGCAACAATGAGCTTGTTACTTTCTTCATGTGGCGATCGTAAGAAGGTTGATCCACATAATCACGGCGAAGAAACTGCGCATGGAGAAGAAGGACACCATGATGAGCATGAAAACACCAATACGACTATGCTCACCGCCGAACAAATGAAATCCATAAAAATCGAATTGGGTAGTATTGAGAAAAAGCAACTCACTGCTTCAGTAAAAGCCAATGGCATATTAAAGGTGCCAAATCAAAACAAAGCTACAGCCACAGCCATGATGGGTGGTGTTATCAAATCTATTTTGATTCAGACAGGTAATCCTGTAAAAAAAGGACAAACTATCGCCAGGATCACAAATAACGCTTTTATTGCAATGCAGCAAGAATATATTTCTGTGTTGGCAAAAGCAGATTTAGCGCAACACGAATATAATCGTCAGAAAGAATTGCAGGAAGGAAACGCAGGAGCATTAAAAAACCTACAATCAAGTGAGGCCGAACTAAAAACATTAAGAGCACGTAAGGCAAGTTTGAAGAAGCAGCTTGAGTCAATCGGTATTAGCACCGCCGCACTCACTAGCGAAAACATACAGACAGTTGTAAGTATAACAAGTCCGATTAATGGTGCCATTAGCAATGTAATGGTAAACATCGGCAGTTTTGTTGAAGCAAATAACTCGATTGCCGAAATAGTGGACAATAGTCAATTGCATCTGGATTTATATGTTTATGAAAAGGATTTGGCAAAATTAAAAGTAGGGCAGACTATCCATTTTACTCTTACCAATAACCCGGGTAAGGAATATGACGCCGTGGTTTTTAGTATAAGCAATACGTTTGAACAAGCCAACAAAGCGATAGCAGTACACGCAAAAGTACAAGGCAACAAAAAAGGGCTCATTGATGGTATGTCCATTACTGCCTTGGTAAGTCTGGAAAATGCTAATGTAGACGCGGTCCCAACAACTGCCATTATCAATCATGAGGGGCAGGATTACATCTTCATTGTCTCAGATGCACATGCTGAAGAAGAACATCACGAACATAAAGAACCCGGAGAAACACATGAACATGACGAGCATGGACATCAGCATAGCGAAAAGGAAGAAAGAGATCATAAAGAAAAAGGTACACATAAGGAAGAAGGTGCACAAAGAGAGGAAGGAACGACGTTTGAAAAAATTCCCGTTCGTAAAGGCACCTCCGATGTGGGCTACAGCGAAATCACTTTGTTAAGAGAAATTCCGCCTAATTCAAAAATTGTCACCAATGGTGCTTTTTTTATTTTAGCAAAAATGACGAATAAAGGTGAAGGGCATGCTCATTAA
- a CDS encoding cation-translocating P-type ATPase produces the protein MKLPLHDNKFIFLLIAIAIVIALEVLSLLGIHIPMPYAPFVFGAFIIGIGYPVIWDGLKALVKLNFSSISLLMFIAVVGAFYLGEYPEAAVVIVLYVLGERLEKIGIANSKSALDELISKSPKAAFVKESQTEIPIDKIQINTIIQVKPHDMIPLDGIIELGESAIDEATITGEAIPKDKYKGDTVFAGTLNKSGFIEIKTTKLSADTTFSKIIQLTFEASANKSPTQKFIQRFAKIYTPSIIVIASLLFIIPVFLLNQDLNHCLEQAITLLVIACPCALVISTPVAIYAALGNASSKGALVKGGKYLEALAHIKAICLDKTRTITYGNPVVSDVFPLQGTSREELLACSAGAEIFSEHPLAQAIVDAARKEGFEIHKTEKFESIIGKGAMAKCLVCEDETIFVGKLNFISEHQPVSDEAIEIVKQLSEQGKTSVVVSFGKGVAGIIGLMDEIKPDSIDALKKIIEMNIEPIMLTGDLEASAKYVAQIVSIKKFYGGLLPEDKVTRVKEITSQYKNVAMVGDGVNDAPALALSSVGIAMGAAGSDTAIETANIALMNDKLSLIPFLIRLSKATVNTIKFNTIAAILVKAIFIILALVGFSNLVLAIAADVGVTLIVILISLNLMKFE, from the coding sequence ATGAAACTTCCATTACACGACAATAAATTCATCTTCCTTCTGATTGCGATCGCTATCGTGATTGCATTGGAAGTGTTATCTCTTCTTGGCATTCACATACCAATGCCTTATGCGCCATTCGTCTTTGGAGCATTCATCATCGGAATCGGTTATCCTGTAATTTGGGATGGATTAAAAGCACTTGTGAAACTCAATTTCAGCAGCATTAGTTTGCTTATGTTCATTGCCGTTGTTGGTGCATTTTATTTGGGTGAATACCCCGAAGCTGCAGTAGTAATCGTATTGTATGTATTGGGTGAGCGACTTGAAAAAATTGGAATTGCAAACAGCAAGTCCGCTTTGGACGAACTCATTTCTAAATCACCTAAAGCTGCATTTGTAAAAGAAAGTCAAACAGAAATCCCAATTGATAAAATTCAGATAAATACGATCATTCAGGTAAAACCGCATGATATGATTCCTTTAGATGGAATTATCGAGTTAGGAGAATCGGCTATAGATGAAGCTACGATCACAGGAGAAGCAATTCCAAAAGATAAATACAAGGGCGACACTGTATTTGCCGGTACGCTCAACAAAAGTGGTTTTATAGAAATCAAAACTACTAAGCTTTCTGCCGATACGACTTTTTCTAAAATCATCCAACTTACTTTTGAAGCGAGCGCTAACAAGAGTCCTACACAAAAATTCATTCAGCGTTTCGCAAAAATTTACACGCCATCTATTATTGTTATAGCAAGCTTGCTTTTTATCATTCCAGTTTTTCTTTTGAATCAGGATTTAAATCATTGTCTGGAACAAGCCATTACATTGTTGGTCATCGCTTGCCCTTGTGCATTGGTGATATCGACACCAGTAGCAATCTATGCCGCGTTGGGTAACGCCTCATCAAAAGGCGCACTTGTGAAAGGAGGAAAATATCTTGAAGCATTGGCTCATATCAAGGCGATCTGCCTGGACAAAACAAGAACAATCACATATGGCAATCCGGTTGTTTCAGATGTCTTTCCCTTACAAGGAACCAGTCGGGAAGAACTTTTGGCCTGTAGTGCCGGTGCAGAAATTTTTAGCGAACATCCTTTGGCACAAGCTATTGTTGATGCAGCCCGGAAAGAAGGGTTTGAAATTCATAAAACTGAAAAATTTGAAAGTATCATTGGTAAAGGCGCCATGGCAAAATGTTTGGTATGTGAAGATGAAACCATATTTGTTGGTAAACTCAATTTTATTAGTGAACACCAACCAGTAAGCGATGAAGCCATAGAAATAGTCAAACAACTTTCTGAGCAAGGAAAAACAAGTGTCGTAGTTAGCTTCGGAAAAGGAGTAGCGGGTATTATTGGTTTAATGGATGAAATAAAACCAGATAGTATCGACGCACTCAAAAAAATAATCGAAATGAACATTGAGCCCATCATGCTAACAGGAGATTTAGAAGCCTCAGCAAAATATGTTGCACAGATTGTAAGTATTAAAAAGTTTTACGGCGGATTGTTACCGGAAGATAAGGTAACGCGCGTCAAAGAAATTACGTCTCAATATAAAAATGTAGCCATGGTAGGAGATGGTGTAAACGATGCACCGGCATTGGCACTCTCATCTGTGGGTATCGCAATGGGTGCTGCCGGAAGTGATACTGCTATTGAAACTGCAAACATCGCATTGATGAACGATAAGCTTTCACTCATCCCATTTCTCATTCGATTGAGCAAAGCAACAGTCAATACCATAAAATTTAATACGATTGCTGCCATCCTGGTAAAAGCAATTTTTATTATTCTGGCATTAGTTGGCTTCAGCAATTTGGTATTAGCAATTGCTGCGGATGTTGGAGTAACATTGATTGTAATTTTGATTAGTTTAAACCTGATGAAATTTGAATAG
- a CDS encoding helix-turn-helix domain-containing protein: MEVICLEDEAFYKLFEMVVSRIKEKEGKKEDKWISPEEAMAKLRIKSKTTLQKLRDEGEIRFSHPEKRIILYDTDSINEYLEKHSSDNL, from the coding sequence ATGGAAGTTATTTGCCTGGAAGATGAAGCATTTTACAAACTCTTTGAAATGGTGGTGTCCCGAATTAAAGAAAAGGAAGGCAAAAAAGAGGACAAATGGATTTCTCCTGAAGAGGCTATGGCAAAGCTTCGAATTAAGAGCAAAACCACTCTACAGAAGCTCCGAGATGAGGGTGAAATCCGGTTCTCACATCCAGAAAAAAGGATCATCCTGTATGATACCGATTCAATAAATGAATATTTAGAAAAACATTCAAGCGATAATTTATGA
- a CDS encoding IS3 family transposase (programmed frameshift), whose protein sequence is METKKKQTTENFIKEIRRRTRRIFSSEQKIGIVMEALRAEISVAELCRKYSIHEPQFYKWNKEFLEAGKKRLSGDTTREATSDEVLELRKENQRLKEMVADLVLRYDIGKKKLVRAGITVKFNKYMRFTASEKQELINIVVGSQIGVNKTLREIGLNKSTFYNWYKAYSDHGVDGLAPSKRTNRRQWNSIPQEQKNIVVILALEFPHLSSRELAYKLTDEQQIFISESSVYRILKERGLITAPAHIFITAADEFSKKTAFVNQMWQTDFTYFKILGWGWYYLSTVLDDYSRYIVHWELCKGMKVEDVKRTVDRAIIKAKIVTKQRPKLLSDNGSCYIASDLKNYLKKFYDIDQIHGRPFHPQTQGKIERYHRTMKNVVKLDNYYCPEELERALEKFVQTYNNERYHESLENLTPADVYFGRGDLILKERERIKLQCFRDRKIEYEKLFPIKINIYKQKELALN, encoded by the exons ATGGAAACAAAGAAGAAACAAACCACAGAAAACTTCATTAAGGAGATTCGCAGACGAACTAGAAGGATATTTAGTTCCGAACAAAAGATAGGAATTGTTATGGAAGCATTGAGAGCTGAGATATCAGTAGCAGAGTTATGTCGAAAGTATTCAATACATGAACCGCAATTTTACAAATGGAATAAAGAGTTCTTGGAAGCAGGAAAGAAGCGATTATCCGGTGATACAACCAGGGAAGCCACAAGTGATGAAGTATTAGAGCTTAGAAAGGAAAATCAGCGTTTAAAAGAGATGGTTGCTGATTTGGTACTTCGATATGATATTG GTAAAAAAAAGCTTGTCCGTGCTGGAATAACCGTAAAATTCAATAAGTATATGAGATTTACAGCTTCGGAAAAACAAGAGTTAATCAATATCGTAGTTGGTTCCCAAATTGGGGTTAACAAAACACTTCGAGAGATTGGACTTAATAAAAGTACTTTTTATAACTGGTATAAAGCTTATTCTGATCATGGTGTGGATGGATTGGCTCCCAGTAAACGTACTAACAGAAGGCAATGGAACAGTATTCCACAAGAGCAAAAGAATATTGTTGTCATACTTGCATTGGAGTTTCCTCATTTATCATCCAGGGAACTTGCTTATAAACTTACGGATGAACAACAAATATTTATATCAGAATCAAGCGTCTATAGAATTCTAAAAGAAAGAGGATTGATTACGGCTCCTGCACATATTTTTATAACAGCAGCAGATGAATTTAGTAAAAAGACTGCATTCGTAAATCAGATGTGGCAAACAGACTTTACCTACTTTAAAATCTTAGGCTGGGGTTGGTATTACTTAAGTACTGTTTTAGATGATTACAGCAGATATATTGTCCACTGGGAACTCTGCAAAGGCATGAAAGTGGAGGATGTAAAAAGGACCGTTGATAGAGCAATCATCAAAGCTAAAATTGTCACTAAACAACGACCTAAATTATTGTCTGACAATGGCTCTTGCTATATAGCTTCTGATTTAAAAAATTATTTGAAAAAATTCTATGATATAGACCAGATACATGGAAGGCCATTCCATCCTCAAACGCAAGGCAAGATTGAACGATATCATAGGACAATGAAAAACGTCGTAAAACTTGATAATTATTATTGCCCTGAGGAATTGGAAAGAGCTTTAGAAAAATTTGTGCAAACTTATAACAATGAAAGATACCATGAATCACTAGAAAATTTAACTCCTGCCGATGTTTATTTTGGCCGTGGCGACCTCATTTTAAAAGAAAGAGAAAGAATTAAACTACAATGTTTTAGGGATAGAAAAATTGAATATGAAAAATTATTTCCCATTAAAATTAATATTTATAAACAAAAAGAATTAGCTTTGAATTAA